Proteins encoded in a region of the Moritella marina ATCC 15381 genome:
- a CDS encoding DUF882 domain-containing protein has translation MSIVSSTRRKVILGLGGLAAYSVSPIKVQASQTILGERNLEFYNIHTRERAQGYYWVDGIYQEDTLNNFSHLLRDHRENLAAPMDKRLYELLYQLNKTLNISEEFHVISGYRSPKTNQMLASKSHAVATKSYHMRGMAIDIAIPDVKLSHLREAAISLKLGGVGYYPKSGFIHVDTGRVRIW, from the coding sequence GTGTCAATAGTAAGTTCAACACGAAGAAAAGTGATATTAGGTCTTGGCGGCTTGGCGGCATATTCAGTTTCGCCAATCAAAGTTCAGGCAAGTCAGACTATTTTGGGTGAAAGAAATTTAGAATTTTACAATATTCACACCCGAGAGCGTGCTCAGGGCTATTATTGGGTAGATGGCATATATCAAGAAGATACACTCAATAATTTTAGCCATTTATTACGTGATCATAGAGAGAACTTAGCCGCACCTATGGATAAGCGCTTATATGAACTGCTTTACCAATTAAACAAAACACTCAATATTTCAGAAGAATTTCATGTTATTTCTGGCTATCGTTCACCTAAAACTAACCAAATGCTTGCGAGCAAGAGTCATGCTGTTGCGACTAAAAGTTATCATATGCGTGGAATGGCCATTGATATTGCAATACCAGATGTGAAGCTATCTCATTTACGCGAAGCGGCTATATCTTTGAAATTAGGCGGGGTGGGCTATTACCCTAAATCAGGGTTTATTCACGTGGACACGGGGCGTGTAAGGATCTGGTAG
- a CDS encoding right-handed parallel beta-helix repeat-containing protein: MYEAISQYKNNIILFIVMTNVQIIALANSLNNDANKAHLDCTKIITNSEKKRANSIPTFSKLNFALEEYTEGDVVCLADSQQSAIVIEDFDSGNKPLIIRPLHYLGTTIKNRNYSGTGITISNSSGVVIDGLIITGGLYAIFIQDSSDISLLSNRVFNTGNQAISIKPRYSGGKNYLIENNVIFNTGLLSPQYGEGIYIGDGSYSKDRTRLKIRYTVSNVLVKNNLIHHTGNEAIDVKANAYNVKIIQNSIDHIDLKFNAAITIATESSFAPLGGYQIVDNILSNITNRSGYRAIGIAAGHGDTFIKDNLIINDKDKFTAICLFTTFLNPILNKVTLENNKLVGVGLPFSDACTGGTKSNAKADVTFK, translated from the coding sequence ATGTATGAAGCGATAAGTCAGTATAAAAACAACATCATATTGTTCATTGTAATGACTAATGTACAAATAATAGCTCTCGCTAATAGCCTCAATAATGACGCGAACAAAGCACATTTAGACTGTACAAAAATAATCACAAATAGCGAAAAAAAACGAGCGAATTCAATCCCTACATTTTCTAAACTCAATTTTGCTTTAGAAGAATATACTGAAGGTGATGTCGTGTGCCTTGCTGATAGTCAGCAATCAGCAATTGTGATTGAAGATTTTGATAGTGGAAATAAGCCTCTCATAATACGCCCTTTACATTACCTTGGTACAACAATAAAGAATAGAAATTATAGTGGTACAGGGATAACGATTAGCAATTCAAGTGGAGTTGTTATTGATGGTTTAATTATCACAGGTGGTTTATACGCCATTTTCATACAAGATTCTTCAGATATATCATTACTATCAAATAGAGTGTTTAATACCGGTAATCAAGCTATATCTATAAAACCACGATATAGTGGCGGTAAAAACTACTTAATTGAAAATAACGTCATATTTAACACTGGCTTACTATCCCCCCAATATGGAGAAGGGATATATATTGGAGATGGTTCTTACAGCAAAGACAGAACTCGATTAAAAATAAGATATACCGTCAGTAATGTGCTCGTAAAAAACAACCTTATTCATCACACTGGCAATGAAGCTATTGATGTAAAAGCCAATGCCTACAATGTCAAAATAATCCAAAATAGCATTGACCATATAGACCTAAAGTTTAATGCTGCAATCACTATCGCGACGGAGTCATCCTTTGCACCGCTTGGTGGTTACCAAATTGTAGATAATATACTCAGTAATATAACAAATCGTTCAGGCTATAGAGCGATAGGTATTGCTGCAGGCCACGGCGACACATTCATTAAGGATAACTTGATTATCAATGACAAGGATAAATTTACCGCTATTTGTCTCTTTACTACATTTTTAAACCCTATCTTAAATAAGGTTACACTCGAGAATAATAAGCTAGTTGGTGTCGGCTTGCCATTCTCAGACGCATGTACCGGTGGCACCAAAAGTAATGCAAAAGCCGACGTTACATTTAAGTAA
- a CDS encoding O-antigen ligase family protein encodes MNVFIWLEKYGLLFIMLFCLGVYTPDFTHKISMMDHELDVVTDSLAESNSFKQIFWVLLSMFFVFRFIINTEMNKLKSVIINKMFLFFVICTIAFLSASWSSYPMISMKRAIFQMLFCTSVSLALCFSYFHRSIEINLKCTAIICIVMILLSLIQGAGFNEDLNLAGYTKSKNTMGLNLAVLIIISHMWVKSLNIDSRFLYVTLGVLFVFLILTQSKTSIILCIGYFLLTQVSLSKIKVFMTVFSVLFFCVFILIPGISYHLSHYQHIALYVDADFITGRGVIWDALYYDLGFFDKITLGYGYGSYFGVGVIPFVLDDKYSFLQYISSAHNGYLQILLQFGLIGSSVLFIVFFMSMLNATNLYIHAALIIPIFQNVTESSIFRDANIAWFLMLMIILSSSLHVLIKDMKNDSDMLETVT; translated from the coding sequence ATGAATGTTTTTATCTGGTTAGAAAAATACGGTTTATTATTTATTATGTTGTTTTGCCTTGGAGTGTATACGCCGGACTTTACTCATAAAATAAGTATGATGGACCATGAATTAGATGTAGTTACTGATAGCCTTGCAGAAAGTAATTCCTTTAAACAAATTTTTTGGGTTCTGCTATCTATGTTTTTTGTTTTTCGGTTTATTATAAATACTGAAATGAACAAATTAAAATCAGTAATCATCAATAAAATGTTTTTATTTTTTGTTATATGCACCATTGCATTTTTAAGTGCAAGTTGGTCGAGTTATCCGATGATTTCCATGAAAAGAGCCATTTTTCAGATGCTATTTTGTACATCGGTATCTCTCGCACTGTGTTTTTCTTATTTTCATCGAAGCATTGAAATTAACCTAAAGTGTACTGCGATTATATGCATAGTGATGATTTTACTATCACTTATTCAGGGGGCAGGGTTTAACGAAGATTTAAATTTAGCTGGTTACACTAAATCTAAGAACACGATGGGCCTTAACTTGGCTGTACTTATTATTATCAGCCATATGTGGGTAAAGTCATTAAATATAGATAGTCGTTTTTTGTATGTAACGCTTGGTGTGCTCTTTGTTTTTCTTATATTAACGCAGAGTAAAACAAGTATCATACTTTGTATTGGTTACTTCTTATTAACGCAGGTGAGTTTATCTAAAATAAAAGTATTTATGACCGTTTTTTCGGTCCTATTTTTTTGTGTTTTTATATTAATACCTGGTATTAGCTATCATTTGAGTCACTATCAACATATAGCCTTGTATGTTGATGCTGATTTTATTACTGGTCGGGGTGTTATATGGGATGCGCTGTATTATGATCTTGGTTTTTTTGACAAAATTACGCTAGGTTATGGGTATGGCAGTTATTTTGGTGTTGGCGTAATTCCCTTTGTATTGGATGATAAATACAGTTTCTTACAATATATATCATCAGCACACAATGGCTATTTGCAGATACTGTTACAATTTGGCCTTATTGGTTCTAGTGTTTTGTTTATCGTCTTTTTTATGTCGATGCTTAATGCGACTAATCTATATATACACGCTGCACTTATTATCCCTATATTTCAGAATGTAACGGAATCAAGCATATTTAGAGATGCAAACATAGCGTGGTTTTTAATGCTGATGATAATCTTATCCTCTAGTTTACACGTATTAATTAAAGACATGAAAAATGACAGTGATATGCTTGAAACTGTAACTTAA
- a CDS encoding lipopolysaccharide biosynthesis protein, with translation MNNIKKDLNKGIVHSLIGKYSLYIFQMMSLAILARLFTPEDFGTLAALQVLILFFQLLATSGLAPAIIHQDTISEEQRNGIFSATVIIGLLLSFLFIYLTPILATWLSLTNVSLITYVLALNVFFSAIAMLPLASLQKDTHFIIIGKAEIGAEIIAFVICILLYFGGFGVVALAMKLLVTPIGRFVFYYLYSNNTVIGQVKFGHKISSILPLFAIAKYQLGFNVLNFFSRNLDTILVAKYFGVATVGFYEKTYQIMRYPLQLFTFAINPALQPVLTRYKDKPSIIMTAYYALAYKLSAIGVVTATFIFWYADDVIIILFGSQWLSVSTLLKILALSIPVQMVLSSTGGLYQAMGATKEMFYCGIFSSTVNVSAIFIGIYSGEMTVLCISLIFAFMINYFQCFYTLHCYVFKIRKVKSFLILTAIILGGFFNGLFYSVVETAQAPNSFSVSVYNVAYVLMPILTIIIFILFSKRFLMTFFKRDI, from the coding sequence ATGAATAATATAAAAAAAGACCTGAATAAAGGAATAGTGCATAGCCTCATCGGTAAGTATTCACTTTATATTTTTCAAATGATGTCCTTAGCTATTTTGGCTAGGTTGTTCACGCCAGAAGACTTCGGGACCTTGGCTGCATTACAAGTGTTAATTTTATTCTTTCAACTGTTGGCCACATCGGGCCTTGCTCCCGCGATTATTCATCAAGATACTATTAGTGAAGAACAGCGTAATGGTATATTTAGTGCTACGGTTATTATCGGCCTATTGCTGTCATTTTTATTCATTTACCTTACACCGATATTAGCGACATGGCTTAGTTTAACTAATGTTAGTTTAATCACATATGTATTAGCCCTGAACGTATTCTTTTCTGCGATAGCAATGCTACCGCTAGCCTCATTGCAAAAAGATACCCACTTTATTATCATTGGTAAAGCTGAAATAGGTGCTGAAATAATCGCGTTTGTTATTTGTATTCTGTTGTATTTTGGGGGCTTTGGTGTCGTGGCATTAGCGATGAAACTATTGGTTACGCCGATAGGCCGGTTTGTGTTTTATTACTTATATTCAAATAACACCGTAATAGGGCAAGTAAAATTTGGTCATAAAATTTCAAGTATATTACCGTTATTTGCTATTGCAAAATATCAGCTTGGTTTTAATGTTTTAAATTTCTTCTCTCGCAATCTCGACACCATATTGGTTGCAAAGTACTTTGGCGTTGCGACAGTCGGGTTTTATGAAAAAACATATCAAATTATGCGCTATCCACTTCAGCTGTTTACTTTTGCAATAAACCCTGCCTTACAGCCTGTTCTGACTCGCTATAAGGATAAACCAAGTATTATCATGACTGCATACTATGCATTAGCTTATAAACTTTCTGCTATTGGTGTTGTAACTGCTACGTTCATATTTTGGTATGCGGATGATGTAATTATCATATTATTTGGTTCTCAGTGGTTATCTGTCAGTACGTTATTAAAGATATTGGCATTATCTATACCCGTACAAATGGTCTTGAGTTCAACGGGCGGGCTATATCAAGCAATGGGCGCGACAAAGGAAATGTTTTATTGCGGTATATTTTCATCTACTGTAAATGTGTCAGCTATTTTTATTGGTATTTATAGTGGTGAAATGACAGTGCTTTGTATCAGTCTCATATTTGCTTTTATGATAAATTACTTTCAATGTTTTTATACTTTACACTGTTATGTATTTAAAATTAGAAAAGTGAAATCATTTTTAATTTTGACTGCTATAATTTTAGGCGGTTTTTTTAATGGTCTTTTTTACTCTGTAGTTGAAACAGCGCAAGCACCGAATAGTTTTAGCGTTAGTGTTTATAATGTTGCTTACGTATTAATGCCCATTTTAACTATTATTATATTTATTTTGTTTTCAAAACGATTTTTAATGACGTTTTTTAAACGTGATATATAA
- a CDS encoding undecaprenyl-phosphate glucose phosphotransferase — translation MKPINTFKVNTSNYSFVHRFLDLSCISISLIFVIHSYNLQITQDYITIALTSAVVFLYIAEALHLYQSWRVGSFISVMMTVTAVFIASFLTLFGISIWLKTSVSFPDQILTLWFLMAFMSSLAWRMLKHQWTVIRSKLGINLRKMAILGATSTGANLYQEIDDCDELGFDFIGFFDDRQTARLPKDLTVISDVSKCIDEAKKGKIDILFIALPISAEKRIAEIINLLSDTTVDVYVVPVFMLSDVMQGRVTHVGKIDALSIFESPYLGSKIWLKRFEDIVVSLTALIVLSPVYMLIALTLKLTSPGPVFFKQSRYGLRGEKISVYKFRSMNVMESDGIVTQATKNDKRVTPLGAFLRRTSLDELPQFFNVLKGDMSVVGPRPHAVSHNEEYRKLIQFYMLRHHVKPGITGWAQVSGWRGETDTLEKMQKRVEFDLYYILQWSIWFDFKILMLTVLTCLKSENTY, via the coding sequence TTGAAACCTATTAATACATTTAAGGTCAATACTTCTAATTATTCTTTTGTTCATCGTTTTTTAGATTTAAGCTGTATTTCGATATCATTAATATTTGTAATACATAGCTATAATCTTCAAATAACTCAAGATTATATTACCATCGCATTAACATCTGCTGTTGTATTTTTATATATTGCGGAGGCCCTTCATTTATATCAATCTTGGCGAGTTGGTAGTTTCATCTCTGTGATGATGACTGTGACCGCCGTTTTTATCGCTTCTTTTCTTACTCTTTTTGGGATTAGCATATGGTTGAAAACGTCAGTGTCTTTTCCTGACCAAATATTAACACTCTGGTTTTTAATGGCATTTATGTCGAGTTTGGCATGGCGGATGTTGAAACATCAATGGACAGTAATACGCAGCAAGCTCGGTATCAACTTACGTAAAATGGCTATATTAGGCGCGACGTCAACAGGTGCTAATTTGTATCAAGAGATAGATGATTGTGATGAATTAGGTTTTGATTTTATTGGATTTTTCGATGATAGACAAACAGCTCGTTTACCTAAAGATTTAACCGTGATTAGTGATGTATCAAAATGTATAGATGAGGCAAAAAAAGGAAAAATAGATATTTTATTTATCGCACTCCCGATTTCTGCTGAAAAACGGATCGCTGAAATTATTAATTTATTATCAGATACGACAGTGGATGTGTATGTCGTACCGGTGTTTATGCTCTCGGATGTGATGCAGGGGCGTGTGACCCATGTTGGTAAAATTGACGCATTGAGTATTTTTGAATCACCTTATCTCGGTTCTAAAATATGGTTAAAGCGGTTTGAGGACATTGTTGTTAGCCTCACTGCCCTTATTGTTCTTTCCCCTGTGTATATGCTGATAGCGCTGACACTAAAATTAACATCGCCAGGCCCTGTCTTTTTTAAACAAAGCCGTTATGGGTTGCGAGGCGAGAAAATTTCTGTTTACAAATTTAGAAGTATGAATGTCATGGAGTCGGATGGCATCGTAACACAAGCGACAAAAAACGATAAACGAGTAACTCCTCTTGGCGCTTTTCTACGTCGTACTTCTCTTGATGAATTACCTCAATTCTTTAATGTGCTCAAAGGCGATATGTCAGTTGTTGGACCTCGTCCTCATGCCGTATCACACAATGAAGAATACCGTAAACTGATTCAATTTTACATGTTACGGCATCATGTAAAGCCAGGGATCACTGGTTGGGCGCAAGTAAGCGGTTGGCGAGGGGAAACTGATACGTTAGAAAAAATGCAAAAGCGTGTTGAGTTTGATCTTTATTATATTTTGCAGTGGTCAATCTGGTTTGATTTTAAAATCTTAATGTTAACTGTATTGACTTGCTTGAAAAGTGAAAATACTTACTAG
- a CDS encoding outer membrane beta-barrel protein, which translates to MKEFNNNLCWLSLALFSETAFAYTQDTYITDDGLFVKPSLEMRLVHDDNIYNQQASGKSSAISSLMPSLNLKMDDGVNYYSFDINLEKGVYEASSDDNYTDADIGLNAHIEPNDTHRVDLSLKGEWLTEQRGTGITEGISGLTDEPITYGRNSIAASYEYGSQETKGRIAFDFKYYEKEYRNFDDITRRSNYDSYLVGSRFYYSTRAHTDAFIEVNAETIGYDYNQPGEFLRDSDVYTAFVGMQWASSPVLNGFVKIGGQAKEFDDEGREDFTGFSWNIGGFWRPLTYSKLSFSTSQATKDPDIFGDYILETKYNVDWKHNWTTYIYTSAGVYKYKDDYSGISRVDDIYGFSLKLNYDLTQNIAIAVFGEWDRNQSTNTVFEYDKNVVGVNFTFTL; encoded by the coding sequence ATGAAAGAATTTAATAACAATTTATGTTGGCTTAGTCTCGCTTTATTCAGTGAAACTGCGTTTGCTTATACCCAAGATACGTACATTACCGATGATGGTTTATTTGTAAAACCGTCTTTAGAAATGAGACTAGTGCATGATGATAATATTTATAATCAACAAGCAAGTGGTAAAAGTAGTGCGATTTCCTCTTTAATGCCGTCCTTGAATCTAAAAATGGATGACGGTGTTAATTACTACAGCTTTGATATAAATCTAGAAAAGGGGGTGTATGAAGCAAGTAGTGATGATAATTATACTGATGCCGATATTGGATTAAATGCCCATATAGAGCCAAACGATACTCACCGTGTTGATCTTAGCCTCAAAGGTGAGTGGTTAACAGAACAACGAGGGACAGGAATAACAGAAGGTATTTCTGGACTGACCGATGAACCTATCACCTATGGTCGTAATTCCATTGCAGCAAGCTATGAGTATGGCTCTCAAGAAACCAAAGGTCGAATAGCCTTTGACTTTAAATATTACGAGAAAGAATATCGTAATTTTGATGATATAACGAGGCGCAGTAATTATGATTCTTACCTTGTCGGCTCACGATTTTATTATTCAACGAGGGCGCATACAGATGCCTTTATCGAAGTTAACGCTGAAACAATAGGCTACGATTACAATCAGCCAGGCGAGTTTCTCCGCGATTCAGATGTATATACCGCGTTTGTTGGTATGCAGTGGGCAAGTTCTCCAGTCCTAAATGGTTTTGTTAAAATTGGTGGTCAAGCAAAAGAATTTGATGATGAAGGTCGTGAAGATTTTACTGGTTTTAGCTGGAATATAGGTGGTTTTTGGCGTCCTCTTACCTATTCTAAACTCTCATTTTCAACGTCTCAAGCCACGAAAGATCCAGATATTTTCGGTGATTACATTCTAGAAACTAAATACAACGTTGATTGGAAACATAACTGGACGACATATATTTATACCTCTGCAGGTGTTTATAAATATAAGGATGATTACAGTGGCATCAGTCGGGTAGATGATATCTATGGGTTCTCACTTAAACTTAATTATGATTTAACTCAGAATATTGCAATTGCTGTTTTTGGTGAATGGGATAGAAACCAGTCAACGAATACGGTGTTCGAATATGACAAAAATGTTGTTGGTGTTAATTTCACCTTTACGCTCTAG
- a CDS encoding polysaccharide biosynthesis/export family protein, with product MLKKIAISLLFVFIQFSALAKGSYILGPGDKVEIKVFGQEDLTVETLLSNSGQINYPFFGEIKVTGLTVKQVEKLIYKGLKGNYLINPNVYVHVVEHRPFYIHGEVKKPGGYPYQPGLTVNQAIALAGGLTERASKEKIYLFKEKNKKSQINASMTYRVNAGDTILIKQRFF from the coding sequence ATGTTGAAAAAGATCGCTATTAGTCTGTTGTTTGTATTTATTCAATTTTCGGCTCTTGCTAAAGGCTCATATATTTTAGGGCCCGGTGATAAAGTTGAAATCAAAGTGTTTGGTCAAGAAGATCTAACGGTGGAAACGTTGTTAAGTAACAGTGGCCAAATTAATTATCCATTTTTTGGTGAAATCAAAGTAACGGGGTTGACTGTTAAGCAGGTTGAAAAATTAATCTATAAAGGTTTAAAAGGTAATTATCTTATCAATCCGAATGTGTATGTTCATGTGGTTGAGCATCGCCCCTTTTATATTCACGGTGAAGTAAAAAAACCAGGAGGTTATCCTTACCAACCGGGTTTAACGGTTAACCAGGCAATCGCGTTAGCTGGTGGACTTACCGAAAGAGCATCGAAAGAGAAGATATATTTATTTAAAGAAAAAAATAAAAAATCTCAAATCAACGCAAGCATGACCTACAGAGTTAATGCTGGTGATACCATATTGATTAAACAAAGGTTTTTCTAA
- a CDS encoding GumC family protein — MDKSEQSLTKSSVNNDIVLPSPHWHVIQRYKWRVLVFATLVSIATAFYLSNESPLYRASATLLIEADQAKAVSFDSVQGQDSNRKEYYLTQFEILKSYSIAETVFDRLNLQQQPSFQKTESWRDQLISYLIEVMSLSDVLGMDDNVDSEFVENIGTGYINGLPEIGGELNIAELENLNDKKARLRQFSKSLTVTPIRKTQLVKLSYDSEDPALAALIANAVGEAYIAQDLAIKSSINKNAAQWLGTRLEDLRESLDASESRLQIYRKEQNIIDLQDRDGRGLTGLVSNELEQTSRQLIEAKNEVNKLQSIVRAVNEYGVKNMDKLESIPEITSHPVIQNIKTLKVKAKLKVSELSQIYGRKHPDLIAAKSELYTVNKHLTTQISKLVTGINRELKTKQSNVAALRREYNKIQNEFQDVIGKDNEYQKLVRDVESNRKLYNTFLERSKETALTSDFNAAVARFTDRAHTPNKPITLSPKILVIIAFVLTMILHITYLLVKEYFTDNFNSVGDIEVKLGLPVLGVLPKIARKRKQDLDLHYFFDEEGRQFSESIRTLRTSFLLAQGQRVNQVIGVVSSQPNEGKSTTATNIAFSLAQIEKTLLIDADMRKPSLANNFNISKEKPGLAQLITGEANLVDCIMVDKVSGAHIMACGPTPKNAQELLSSKRFKQLLETLKQSYDRIIIDTPPIQAVSDSLIISLHTDAIIYVIKSEATRVRLVQNSVRRLAKVDANIVGVVMNHVNTDGVSDSDYYYGYYSDEAYAEKP; from the coding sequence ATGGATAAATCAGAACAGAGCCTGACAAAATCGTCAGTTAATAATGATATTGTTTTACCTTCACCGCATTGGCACGTTATACAAAGGTATAAATGGCGGGTTCTTGTATTCGCAACTTTGGTTTCTATCGCTACAGCATTCTATTTATCGAACGAATCGCCATTATATCGAGCGTCTGCAACGTTACTGATCGAAGCAGACCAAGCCAAAGCTGTTTCATTTGATTCCGTTCAAGGGCAAGACTCAAATCGAAAAGAATATTATTTGACGCAGTTCGAGATCCTTAAATCATATTCAATTGCAGAAACGGTTTTTGACCGGTTAAATCTTCAGCAGCAACCTTCATTCCAAAAAACAGAGAGTTGGAGAGATCAACTTATTAGTTATCTCATAGAGGTAATGTCACTATCTGATGTTTTAGGGATGGATGATAATGTGGATAGTGAATTTGTTGAAAATATAGGCACGGGTTATATCAATGGCCTACCAGAAATAGGTGGCGAGCTTAATATAGCAGAACTGGAAAATCTAAATGATAAAAAGGCACGTCTAAGACAGTTTTCAAAAAGTCTCACTGTCACACCAATACGGAAAACACAGCTTGTTAAATTATCGTATGATAGTGAAGATCCGGCATTAGCTGCGTTAATCGCAAATGCGGTTGGTGAAGCATATATTGCACAAGATCTTGCTATTAAATCGTCTATTAACAAAAATGCCGCTCAGTGGCTTGGAACAAGGCTTGAAGATTTACGAGAGAGTCTTGATGCGTCTGAATCACGCCTACAGATATACCGTAAAGAGCAAAATATCATCGATTTACAAGATCGTGACGGGCGAGGGTTAACTGGCTTGGTAAGTAATGAACTGGAACAAACATCTCGTCAATTAATTGAAGCTAAAAATGAAGTGAATAAATTACAGAGTATTGTCCGCGCGGTTAATGAATATGGCGTGAAAAACATGGATAAATTAGAATCAATTCCAGAGATAACATCTCACCCTGTGATTCAAAATATCAAAACGCTAAAAGTGAAAGCTAAACTAAAAGTATCTGAGTTATCACAAATATATGGACGTAAACATCCTGATCTTATTGCGGCGAAATCGGAACTCTATACGGTGAACAAACATCTCACTACGCAAATATCTAAGCTAGTAACAGGTATAAATAGAGAGCTAAAAACCAAGCAAAGTAATGTTGCTGCATTACGAAGAGAATACAACAAAATTCAAAACGAATTTCAGGATGTCATCGGTAAAGATAATGAGTATCAAAAATTGGTTCGAGATGTTGAAAGTAACCGTAAATTATACAATACCTTCTTAGAACGTTCGAAAGAAACAGCATTAACGAGTGATTTCAATGCTGCTGTTGCTCGCTTTACTGATAGAGCGCATACGCCGAATAAACCTATCACTTTAAGCCCCAAAATACTCGTTATTATTGCTTTTGTATTAACGATGATTTTACACATTACCTATCTATTAGTTAAAGAATACTTCACTGATAATTTTAACTCGGTTGGCGATATAGAAGTCAAACTTGGATTACCAGTATTAGGCGTGTTACCTAAAATAGCCCGCAAGCGTAAACAAGATTTGGATTTACATTATTTCTTTGATGAAGAGGGGCGCCAATTTTCAGAATCAATTCGAACATTACGCACTAGTTTTCTTTTAGCACAGGGGCAAAGAGTTAATCAGGTTATTGGGGTCGTTTCGTCGCAGCCTAATGAAGGTAAATCTACAACAGCGACAAACATTGCATTTTCATTAGCTCAGATAGAGAAAACACTCCTTATAGATGCTGATATGCGCAAACCAAGTCTGGCAAATAATTTTAATATTTCAAAAGAAAAACCAGGACTGGCGCAATTGATTACTGGAGAGGCTAACTTGGTAGACTGTATTATGGTCGATAAAGTATCTGGTGCACACATTATGGCCTGTGGACCGACACCCAAAAATGCACAAGAGTTATTATCGTCAAAACGTTTTAAACAGCTATTGGAAACTTTAAAGCAGTCATATGATCGTATAATTATTGACACTCCACCCATTCAAGCGGTAAGTGATTCATTGATTATATCCTTGCATACTGATGCTATTATTTACGTTATTAAGAGTGAAGCGACACGCGTACGTTTAGTTCAAAATAGTGTCCGTCGATTAGCAAAAGTGGATGCTAATATCGTCGGTGTTGTGATGAATCATGTGAATACTGACGGGGTATCAGACTCTGACTATTATTATGGTTATTACAGTGATGAGGCATACGCTGAAAAACCATGA
- a CDS encoding DUF1499 domain-containing protein: MLTSHLFTRSTFVLACGLMLTACTGARPHNLGVVNATLTPCPETPNCVSSDSLDESHYVPAFKLEASSEQVWSEIKVYLDSQSNMEIVRELKDYLYVESTSTLMRFVDDFELHLREQDGIIAVRSASRYGKSDFGVNKERVDDLYLYLSEKGLVSEAVK, from the coding sequence ATGTTAACGTCTCATCTATTTACCCGTTCTACATTCGTACTCGCATGTGGCCTTATGCTTACAGCATGTACTGGTGCACGCCCTCATAATCTAGGGGTTGTTAACGCCACGTTAACGCCTTGTCCAGAAACACCTAATTGTGTATCAAGTGATAGTTTAGACGAAAGTCATTATGTACCGGCATTCAAATTGGAAGCCAGTTCTGAACAAGTTTGGTCTGAGATTAAGGTATATTTAGACTCGCAGAGTAATATGGAAATCGTTAGGGAGCTTAAAGATTACTTGTATGTAGAAAGTACCAGTACGCTGATGCGTTTCGTCGATGATTTTGAGCTTCACCTTCGTGAACAAGACGGCATTATTGCCGTTCGCTCAGCATCTCGATACGGCAAGTCTGATTTTGGTGTGAATAAAGAACGTGTTGACGATTTATATCTATACCTAAGCGAAAAAGGCTTGGTGAGTGAAGCTGTTAAGTAA